The Opitutus sp. ER46 genome has a window encoding:
- a CDS encoding response regulator transcription factor, which yields MLANVVTPRISRIVLVDDTATFRALVKEKLRELYPAAEVADFAAGGPALAACLAQPPDLLIADLYLGNSDGRDIVRQLRCQGLRTHVVILTAFPEAGLPAELLALGVAGFVDKNSPLEQIERAVQCVLDGGLFFSATVPPPVPSLAGEPALPRLGSDALTERERDVVRLVARGLLSKQVADTLGLSTRTVEKYRGRIMTKLGLHDVPTLVRWCLRNGLG from the coding sequence ATGCTCGCCAATGTCGTTACGCCCCGCATCTCGCGCATCGTCCTCGTGGACGACACGGCGACGTTCCGCGCGTTGGTGAAGGAGAAGCTCCGCGAGCTGTATCCGGCCGCCGAAGTCGCGGACTTTGCCGCGGGCGGTCCAGCGCTGGCCGCATGCCTGGCCCAGCCGCCCGACCTGCTGATCGCGGACCTGTATCTGGGAAACTCGGACGGCCGCGACATCGTGCGCCAGCTCCGGTGCCAGGGGCTGCGCACGCACGTGGTGATTCTCACCGCCTTCCCGGAGGCCGGACTTCCCGCCGAGCTGCTGGCGCTCGGCGTCGCGGGGTTCGTGGACAAGAACTCGCCGCTCGAGCAGATCGAACGCGCCGTGCAATGCGTGCTCGACGGCGGCCTGTTCTTTTCCGCGACCGTGCCGCCGCCGGTTCCGTCGCTCGCCGGCGAGCCCGCGCTGCCGCGCCTGGGGTCGGACGCGTTGACCGAGCGGGAGCGTGACGTCGTGCGTCTCGTGGCCCGCGGCCTCCTCTCGAAGCAGGTGGCCGATACCCTCGGTCTCAGCACCCGCACCGTGGAAAAGTACCGCGGCCGGATCATGACCAAGCTCGGATTGCATGACGTGCCCACGCTGGTGCGATGGTGCCTGCGCAACGGGCTCGGGTAA
- a CDS encoding cytotoxic translational repressor of toxin-antitoxin stability system, whose protein sequence is MYQVTFSEQAMGELNRLDKLAQLDVVDPISSLKPADLAHPREPLGSFRRGTMQYFRLRSGDFRFYFQLQGDTLHVHYILHKNSLEDFLLRNKLPVSEQQLIEQDSKFWKYLESLTKK, encoded by the coding sequence ATGTATCAGGTCACTTTCTCCGAACAGGCCATGGGCGAGCTCAACCGCCTGGACAAATTGGCACAGCTCGACGTGGTCGATCCCATCAGCAGCCTCAAGCCGGCTGATCTGGCGCATCCGCGCGAGCCGCTCGGCTCGTTCCGGCGCGGCACGATGCAGTACTTCCGGCTGCGGAGCGGCGACTTTCGGTTCTACTTTCAGCTCCAAGGCGACACGCTGCACGTTCACTACATTCTGCACAAAAACTCCCTCGAGGACTTCCTGCTGCGCAACAAGCTGCCCGTCTCCGAGCAGCAGCTCATCGAGCAGGATTCCAAGTTTTGGAAGTACCTCGAAAGCCTGACGAAAAAATGA
- the ilvA gene encoding threonine ammonia-lyase: MPVTLPDVRAAQRRIAGGVTLTPCAESIPLSEITGAQVFCKLDNFQRTGSFKERGARNALLQLPAEQKRRGVIAASAGNHALGLAYHGKLLGVPVVVVMPDYAPLIKITTCQRLGARVIVHGRDFTEARAQANALAAAERLQYVHGFDDPAIIAGQGTIGLELLKQVPNLDAILCPVGGGGLIAGISVAVKSLQPRIRLIGVESTHTANLSAALRAGKPVVTARHATLADGLATLTVGTNAFALARDRVDEVVSVSEDWIALAILRMLELEKTVVEGAGAAPLAAMMAGKLPQLAGKRVALVVGGGNIDPSILSRVIEKGLVHDGRLTRFTARISDRPGGLAELSRVIASCGASIKDIAHDRAFSGADVSAVNVLCTVETRDRGHIKALHRALRKSFKLTVER; the protein is encoded by the coding sequence ATGCCCGTCACTCTCCCGGATGTTCGTGCCGCGCAACGTCGTATCGCTGGCGGCGTCACCCTGACCCCCTGCGCGGAGTCAATCCCGCTGTCGGAAATCACCGGCGCGCAAGTCTTCTGCAAGTTGGATAACTTCCAGCGCACCGGCTCCTTCAAGGAGCGCGGTGCTCGCAACGCCCTGCTGCAGTTGCCCGCGGAGCAGAAGCGCCGCGGCGTCATCGCCGCCAGTGCCGGCAATCATGCGCTCGGCCTCGCCTACCATGGAAAACTCCTCGGCGTGCCGGTCGTCGTCGTCATGCCCGACTACGCGCCGCTCATCAAGATCACCACCTGCCAGCGGCTCGGCGCGCGCGTCATCGTCCACGGCCGCGATTTCACCGAGGCCCGCGCGCAGGCCAACGCGCTCGCGGCCGCCGAACGCCTCCAGTACGTCCACGGCTTCGACGACCCTGCCATCATTGCCGGTCAGGGCACCATCGGGCTCGAGCTCCTCAAACAGGTGCCCAATCTCGACGCGATCCTCTGTCCGGTTGGCGGCGGCGGCCTCATCGCCGGCATCAGCGTCGCCGTGAAATCGCTCCAGCCGCGCATCCGACTCATTGGCGTCGAAAGCACCCACACCGCCAACCTCAGCGCCGCGCTCCGCGCCGGGAAACCCGTCGTCACCGCCCGCCATGCCACGCTCGCCGACGGCCTCGCCACGCTGACCGTGGGCACCAACGCCTTTGCCCTCGCCCGGGATCGCGTCGATGAGGTCGTGAGCGTAAGCGAGGACTGGATCGCCCTCGCGATCCTGCGGATGCTCGAGCTCGAGAAGACCGTGGTCGAGGGCGCCGGCGCCGCGCCGCTCGCCGCCATGATGGCCGGCAAGCTGCCCCAGCTCGCCGGCAAGCGCGTCGCCCTGGTCGTCGGCGGCGGCAACATCGATCCCTCTATTCTCAGTCGCGTCATCGAGAAGGGCCTCGTCCACGATGGCCGCCTCACGCGTTTCACCGCGCGCATCAGCGACCGGCCCGGCGGGCTCGCCGAACTGAGCCGCGTGATCGCCTCCTGCGGCGCCAGCATCAAGGACATCGCCCACGACCGCGCCTTCAGCGGCGCCGACGTCAGCGCCGTCAACGTGCTCTGCACCGTCGAGACCCGCGACCGCGGTCACATCAAGGCCCTCCACCGCGCGCTGCGAAAGAGCTTCAAGCTGACCGTCGAGCGGTAG
- the dnaN gene encoding DNA polymerase III subunit beta produces MKFKINRDHFANGLAQVLNVVGSKATMPILSNVLIEAEKDQISLTTTNLDLGIRCRIKAEVKETGSVTLPVKRLAGIVRELPNVDVGFDAAPNHQVKLASGGSTFRIMGIGKEEFPALPEFGEEKAYALEQQELSMMLKSVSYAQSTDETRYILNGVYFNFRDDKLSLVATDGRRLALISKEMEVPAASAGAIILPAKTVGELTRLLERGEKVKINFSERRAAFQIATDKDTSGLIDNIYLYSKVVEGNYPNYQQVIPKETHQRIKLERELFQQCVHRAALVCSEKANSVKIKLTSNLLEITASSPDFGEAHESMAISYSGPDLQVAFNPAFLMDPLKALAKDEVFFEVKDEVSPGVFKTLENFVCVIMPVRLS; encoded by the coding sequence ATGAAATTCAAAATCAACCGCGATCATTTTGCGAACGGCCTTGCCCAAGTGCTGAACGTGGTCGGCTCCAAAGCCACAATGCCGATCCTGAGCAACGTGCTGATCGAAGCGGAGAAGGACCAGATTTCGCTCACCACCACCAACCTCGACCTCGGGATCCGTTGCCGGATCAAGGCGGAGGTGAAGGAAACGGGCTCGGTGACGCTTCCCGTGAAGCGCCTGGCCGGCATCGTACGCGAGCTGCCCAATGTCGACGTCGGCTTCGACGCGGCGCCCAATCACCAGGTGAAGCTCGCCTCGGGTGGTTCGACGTTCCGCATCATGGGCATCGGCAAGGAAGAGTTTCCGGCGCTGCCCGAATTCGGGGAGGAAAAGGCTTACGCGCTCGAGCAGCAGGAGCTGTCGATGATGCTGAAGAGCGTCTCGTACGCCCAGTCGACCGACGAGACCCGCTACATCCTCAACGGCGTCTATTTCAATTTCCGCGACGACAAGCTTTCGCTTGTGGCCACTGACGGCCGTCGTCTCGCCCTCATTTCCAAGGAGATGGAAGTTCCGGCCGCGAGCGCGGGCGCCATCATTCTGCCGGCCAAGACTGTCGGCGAACTCACGCGGCTCCTCGAGCGCGGCGAGAAGGTGAAGATCAACTTTAGTGAGCGTCGCGCCGCCTTCCAGATCGCGACCGACAAGGACACCAGCGGCCTGATCGACAACATCTACCTGTACTCGAAGGTCGTTGAGGGTAACTATCCTAATTACCAACAGGTTATTCCGAAAGAGACGCATCAGCGCATCAAACTGGAGCGCGAGCTGTTCCAGCAGTGCGTGCACCGCGCCGCCCTCGTCTGCTCCGAGAAGGCGAATTCGGTTAAGATCAAGCTGACCAGCAACTTGCTCGAAATCACGGCCTCCAGTCCCGATTTCGGCGAAGCGCATGAGTCGATGGCGATCAGCTACAGTGGACCCGATCTCCAAGTTGCTTTCAATCCGGCATTTCTGATGGATCCGCTCAAGGCACTGGCGAAGGACGAGGTGTTCTTCGAGGTGAAGGACGAGGTGAGCCCCGGCGTGTTCAAGACGCTGGAGAACTTCGTCTGCGTGATCATGCCGGTGCGGTTGAGCTGA
- the pssA gene encoding CDP-diacylglycerol--serine O-phosphatidyltransferase, whose amino-acid sequence MNFRRPHDPAAASKRDELAAREDPYNVMQASRIYFLPNLMTAGNLFCGFMAIVSCIQARLAETALNFEYRGHSNAEHYRTAVWLIFGAAAFDALDGRLARMGGRESLFGAEFDSLADVVSFGLAPAFLMFYLILSPTQGQPLFRDIGWFIGFVYLLCAAMRLARFNVITNPLLRPGKKDSNKDFVGLPVPAAAATVASLVLLLLDLAQKDRSLQSWAYALPFLMLLVAVLMVSTVRYPSGKNVDLQTRTRPQTFIIMLVVLGLLVLFKEVAVFAACLGYIFFGLIRHVRRSRVAATPTSPANPGSDTPSKTM is encoded by the coding sequence ATGAACTTCCGCCGCCCTCACGATCCCGCGGCAGCGTCGAAACGCGACGAATTGGCCGCCCGCGAAGACCCGTACAACGTGATGCAGGCCAGCCGCATTTATTTCCTGCCGAACCTGATGACGGCCGGAAACCTCTTTTGCGGCTTCATGGCCATCGTGAGCTGCATCCAGGCCCGTCTCGCCGAAACCGCGCTCAATTTCGAATACCGCGGCCACAGCAACGCCGAACACTATCGCACCGCGGTGTGGCTGATCTTCGGCGCCGCCGCGTTTGACGCGCTCGACGGCCGGCTCGCCCGCATGGGCGGGCGGGAATCGCTGTTTGGAGCGGAGTTCGACTCGCTGGCGGACGTCGTGTCCTTCGGATTGGCACCGGCGTTCCTGATGTTCTACCTGATCCTTTCGCCGACGCAGGGACAGCCGCTCTTCCGCGACATCGGCTGGTTTATCGGGTTTGTCTATCTGCTGTGCGCGGCGATGCGGCTGGCGCGGTTCAACGTGATCACCAATCCGTTGCTCCGCCCCGGCAAGAAGGACTCCAACAAGGACTTCGTCGGGCTGCCGGTGCCGGCGGCCGCGGCGACGGTGGCGTCGCTCGTGCTCCTGCTCCTCGATCTCGCGCAGAAGGATCGCTCGCTGCAGAGCTGGGCCTACGCCCTGCCCTTCCTGATGTTGCTGGTGGCGGTGCTGATGGTGAGCACGGTGCGGTATCCAAGCGGCAAGAACGTCGATCTGCAGACGCGCACCCGGCCGCAGACCTTCATCATCATGTTGGTGGTGCTCGGGCTGCTGGTTCTTTTCAAGGAAGTGGCGGTATTCGCAGCCTGTCTGGGCTACATCTTCTTCGGCCTGATCCGGCATGTGCGGCGCAGTCGGGTGGCGGCAACGCCTACCAGCCCGGCGAACCCCGGTTCCGACACCCCGTCGAAAACCATGTGA
- a CDS encoding tetratricopeptide repeat protein — protein sequence MPRLPWLLFCVAVPCPAVGAAELPAKAPAAAVTTTESLGLSTAEAVEHENEVEPPSGDEVYAAAQQALAQAKGARERLRALHTVANLQRRRGDFAEGLSSAQEGLAEARRLGNLRLEVDFLYLVGRMHWNLSDFPRALQSHLEELRKAEELGDLARLARTHAGLGLTYHRFGRSDDARHHFELGLQLAEKAGDDRVRSSILFSLGNYYLGEANLSQAVNLHEQALALRRSHGNRRAIAASLTSLGTIAEEQGLLERAREYFAQALENFEALNYRRYIANTQRRMAEVLRKLGRTDEGLRHLRAALEVAATLNSAEVSADLYREAALTHEARGEFALALGFERRLAEAREQMRNELDRRTVAELHARYRAEQRELEITLLKRDQELQQAELRRRRFQNVALGLGLIGGVSLLGAVVFVQLQRLRAERRLRAAHEHARAQAESADRLKTRLLQMAAHDLKVPLTALHAAAAHIGDAPGADAEVRQLAAGIQSDTARMRGLVRDFLDAAAQEEGNLQLHVAELDLPALVRSAVERLRPVAAEKRQQLHCPPASALPLVRADADRLHQVFDNLIGNALKFTPIDGEIFITFGVAGAWAFAEVRDTGPGFGPEDFARIFSPGEPLATKPTGEEDSTGMGLFIARELLTLQGGRLEVQSKLGEGAVFRVLLPTVPGGQA from the coding sequence ATGCCCCGCCTGCCCTGGTTGCTCTTCTGTGTGGCGGTGCCGTGTCCCGCGGTCGGAGCCGCTGAGTTGCCGGCGAAGGCTCCGGCTGCGGCGGTGACGACGACGGAGTCCTTGGGCCTGTCCACAGCGGAGGCGGTCGAGCACGAAAATGAGGTCGAGCCGCCCAGCGGAGATGAGGTGTACGCAGCGGCGCAGCAGGCGCTTGCGCAGGCGAAAGGCGCGCGGGAGCGCCTCCGCGCGCTGCATACGGTGGCAAACCTGCAGCGCCGCCGCGGCGATTTCGCGGAAGGTCTCAGCTCAGCGCAGGAGGGTCTCGCGGAGGCGCGCCGCCTGGGCAACCTGCGGCTCGAGGTCGACTTCCTCTACCTGGTTGGCCGGATGCACTGGAACCTGTCGGATTTTCCACGGGCGCTGCAGAGCCATCTCGAGGAGCTGCGCAAAGCCGAGGAACTCGGCGACCTCGCCCGGCTGGCGCGCACCCACGCCGGCCTCGGGCTCACGTATCACCGGTTTGGGCGCAGCGACGACGCGCGGCACCATTTCGAACTCGGGCTGCAACTGGCAGAGAAAGCGGGCGACGATCGGGTGCGTTCCAGCATCCTCTTCAGTCTGGGCAACTACTACCTCGGCGAGGCCAACCTCTCCCAGGCCGTCAATTTGCACGAGCAGGCGCTGGCGCTGCGCCGGAGCCACGGCAACCGCCGTGCAATCGCGGCATCGCTCACGAGCCTTGGCACGATTGCCGAGGAACAGGGCCTGTTGGAACGGGCACGGGAGTATTTCGCGCAGGCGCTGGAGAACTTCGAGGCGCTGAACTACCGGCGCTACATCGCCAACACGCAACGGCGCATGGCCGAGGTGTTGCGCAAGCTGGGCCGGACCGACGAAGGACTGCGGCACCTGCGCGCAGCGCTCGAGGTGGCGGCGACGCTGAACAGCGCCGAGGTGTCGGCGGATCTTTACCGCGAGGCGGCGCTCACCCACGAGGCCCGGGGTGAGTTCGCGCTCGCGCTTGGGTTTGAGCGGCGGCTGGCCGAAGCGCGCGAGCAGATGCGCAACGAGCTCGACCGCCGCACGGTGGCCGAGCTGCACGCCCGTTACCGGGCGGAGCAGCGTGAACTCGAGATCACGCTCCTGAAGCGGGACCAGGAGCTGCAGCAGGCCGAGCTCCGGCGCCGCCGTTTCCAGAATGTCGCGCTCGGCCTCGGCCTCATTGGCGGCGTGAGCCTGCTCGGCGCGGTGGTTTTCGTCCAGCTGCAGCGACTGCGGGCGGAGCGCCGCCTTCGCGCCGCCCACGAACACGCGCGCGCCCAGGCGGAATCGGCGGACCGCCTGAAGACGCGGCTGCTGCAGATGGCGGCGCACGACCTGAAGGTGCCGCTCACTGCGCTGCACGCGGCGGCCGCGCACATCGGCGATGCCCCCGGCGCGGACGCCGAGGTGCGCCAGCTCGCGGCGGGCATCCAATCGGACACTGCCCGCATGCGCGGGCTGGTGCGCGATTTCCTCGACGCGGCGGCGCAGGAGGAGGGCAACCTGCAGCTCCACGTGGCGGAACTCGACCTGCCTGCGCTCGTGCGGAGTGCGGTCGAGCGGCTGCGCCCGGTGGCGGCTGAGAAACGGCAGCAACTGCATTGTCCACCTGCGTCGGCGCTGCCCCTCGTGAGAGCCGACGCGGACCGGTTGCACCAGGTCTTCGACAACCTCATCGGGAACGCCCTGAAGTTCACGCCCATCGACGGCGAGATCTTCATCACCTTCGGCGTGGCCGGCGCCTGGGCGTTTGCCGAGGTGCGGGACACCGGGCCGGGGTTCGGCCCGGAGGACTTCGCACGGATCTTTTCCCCAGGTGAGCCGCTCGCCACGAAACCAACCGGCGAGGAAGACTCTACGGGCATGGGCCTGTTTATCGCCCGCGAGCTGCTCACGCTGCAGGGCGGGCGCCTGGAAGTGCAGTCGAAGCTCGGCGAGGGCGCGGTGTTCCGCGTGCTCCTACCGACGGTACCCGGCGGCCAGGCCTGA
- a CDS encoding TonB-dependent receptor, whose amino-acid sequence MNHPLSLLSRLAFGAALTASAAALVAQSAPPLPSGREEEVVRLDAFTVTGSNVRRVESEKALPVTVMRSEDMELRDASQPADLLAALPQVTGLPGNEAATFGATARGDNANISLRGLPSSNTLVLLDGRRLVPHPISQTEAGVPTLSTNVNQLPNRGVERVEVLRDGASSIYGTDAVTGVVNYITRRDYVGTELVTRYGQTEIGDGREWRGTLTHGRAFASGKGHVQVVLDVYDRQAIFARDRDFMAEADMSSRAPAPWNVSTETTFNARSASSAYGFFQTGSVAADGTFTGKRPSGVSSTLTSSSGNFYLVPTTTGVGFQTSSPSRTGITSTYYWNNNTYRVLQPRTTRYNGFVNATYDLTPQVTLFADLNAYHARSVTYREPDALSSSSDGTFVVPATNPWNPFGTRYWHVTGAPNADGTARLTGTPSAVLIRNKRFTDLDDRIATVTNDAFRGVFGARGRLLDTWTWETAALHSIGRTRDDEAGATRKSLLQAALNQTDPTLAFNPFGRTFAVQGGTIAVTGDYANPESVQQTFRSAFVREGETGLSSLDVRASGEALRLWGGNALGMAFGAEYRYERYSDYRPPYAGLNPADSGLDPTDNDFLSFSANANTDGKRHVAAVYVETVVPVVGRDFRLPLVEALEFSVSARHERYTDFGSTTKPKLGVTWRPHRRLLVRASYNEGFHAPNLAQLFTGTLNRIAVSTTDTYRSAVTGLTTDGASNRRTVASGNRELQPEESIGKSVGVVWEVPRVKGLSLGADYWEIRQTDVIASSGTAAENISADSVSLRAATAAALAQGAGIGSIDLGSGSAAYLGDASVVRLAVTDADRAAFAAYNATRSPGNQRAAVGAIDYVRITYFNRAQQFVNGFDVDATYRLGRTPLGSFTLATTWTFLNDFHAYNAAGAARTELRETNNSAVGGASPKWRGTAALSWKRGAWGAGVSAYYIGHYIDSGADTTAATYEALGRPSYIVPFLTNGVTEYRYQVDDSISTNAFVTYRITARQAWLRDTTVRVGVINAFNAIPPLSSDSRGYDPALYNQLARGRTWSVQLTRKF is encoded by the coding sequence ATGAATCATCCCCTGTCCCTGCTCTCGCGTCTTGCTTTCGGAGCCGCCCTGACCGCCTCCGCCGCTGCGCTCGTCGCGCAATCCGCGCCTCCGCTGCCCTCGGGTCGCGAGGAGGAGGTCGTGAGGCTGGATGCGTTCACTGTCACGGGCTCCAACGTCCGGCGCGTTGAAAGCGAAAAGGCGCTGCCGGTGACGGTGATGCGGTCCGAGGACATGGAGCTGCGCGACGCCTCGCAGCCGGCCGACCTGCTGGCCGCGCTGCCGCAGGTGACCGGGTTGCCCGGCAATGAAGCGGCGACGTTCGGTGCCACGGCGCGCGGCGACAACGCCAACATCTCGCTGCGCGGGCTGCCCTCCAGCAACACGCTCGTCCTGCTCGACGGGCGCCGGCTGGTGCCTCACCCGATCAGCCAGACGGAGGCCGGGGTGCCCACGCTGTCGACGAACGTGAACCAGCTGCCGAATCGCGGCGTGGAGCGGGTCGAGGTGTTGCGTGACGGCGCGTCGTCCATCTACGGCACCGACGCGGTCACCGGCGTGGTCAACTACATCACCCGACGCGACTACGTGGGCACCGAGCTCGTGACCCGCTACGGCCAGACTGAGATCGGCGACGGGCGCGAGTGGCGCGGCACGCTCACGCACGGCCGGGCGTTCGCCAGCGGCAAGGGGCACGTGCAGGTGGTGCTCGATGTCTATGACCGCCAGGCGATCTTCGCGCGCGACCGCGACTTCATGGCGGAGGCCGACATGAGCAGCCGCGCCCCGGCGCCGTGGAACGTATCCACCGAGACAACCTTCAACGCGCGCTCCGCCTCGAGCGCGTACGGCTTCTTCCAGACGGGCAGCGTGGCGGCCGACGGTACCTTTACCGGCAAGCGGCCCAGCGGGGTCTCGAGCACGCTGACCAGCAGCTCCGGCAACTTTTACCTGGTACCGACCACGACTGGCGTCGGTTTCCAGACCTCGTCCCCCAGCCGCACCGGGATCACGAGCACGTACTACTGGAACAACAACACGTACCGGGTGCTGCAGCCGCGGACGACCCGCTACAACGGCTTCGTGAACGCCACCTACGACCTCACGCCGCAGGTGACGCTCTTCGCCGATCTCAACGCGTACCACGCGCGCTCCGTCACCTACCGCGAGCCGGACGCGCTGTCCTCGTCCAGTGACGGCACCTTCGTGGTGCCCGCGACCAATCCCTGGAACCCGTTTGGCACCCGGTACTGGCACGTGACGGGCGCGCCGAATGCCGACGGGACGGCGCGGCTGACGGGCACGCCAAGCGCGGTGCTGATTCGCAACAAGCGGTTCACCGACCTCGACGACCGCATCGCCACGGTGACGAACGACGCGTTCCGCGGCGTCTTCGGCGCGCGGGGCCGGCTCCTCGACACCTGGACCTGGGAAACGGCGGCGCTGCACTCGATCGGGCGCACGCGGGACGATGAGGCGGGCGCCACGCGGAAGAGCCTCCTGCAGGCGGCGCTGAACCAGACGGACCCGACGCTGGCGTTCAATCCGTTCGGCCGGACGTTCGCGGTGCAGGGCGGTACGATCGCGGTCACAGGAGACTACGCCAACCCCGAGAGCGTGCAGCAGACCTTTCGCTCGGCGTTCGTGCGCGAGGGCGAAACCGGGCTCAGCAGCCTCGATGTCCGCGCCTCGGGCGAGGCCCTGCGGCTGTGGGGCGGCAACGCCCTCGGCATGGCGTTCGGCGCCGAGTACCGGTACGAACGCTACAGCGATTACCGCCCGCCCTATGCCGGGTTGAACCCGGCGGACTCGGGCCTCGATCCAACGGACAACGACTTCCTGAGCTTCTCGGCCAACGCCAACACGGACGGCAAGCGGCACGTGGCCGCGGTTTACGTCGAGACGGTGGTGCCGGTGGTGGGCCGCGACTTCCGCCTGCCGCTGGTCGAGGCGCTCGAGTTCAGCGTGTCGGCGCGCCACGAGCGGTACACGGATTTTGGCTCGACCACGAAACCCAAGCTGGGGGTGACGTGGCGGCCGCACCGCCGGCTGCTGGTGCGGGCGTCGTACAACGAGGGCTTTCACGCGCCGAACCTGGCCCAGCTCTTCACCGGCACGTTGAACCGCATCGCGGTGAGCACGACCGACACCTATCGCAGCGCGGTGACCGGTCTCACGACCGATGGCGCATCAAACCGGCGCACGGTCGCGTCGGGCAATCGCGAGCTCCAGCCGGAGGAATCGATCGGCAAGTCCGTCGGCGTGGTGTGGGAGGTGCCCCGGGTGAAGGGCCTGTCCCTTGGCGCCGACTATTGGGAGATCCGGCAGACCGATGTGATCGCCTCCTCGGGCACGGCGGCGGAGAACATCAGCGCGGACAGCGTGTCGCTGCGAGCGGCGACTGCCGCCGCGCTCGCCCAAGGCGCGGGCATCGGATCCATCGACCTCGGCTCGGGGTCGGCCGCCTATCTCGGCGACGCTTCGGTGGTGCGACTCGCGGTGACCGACGCGGACCGCGCGGCGTTTGCCGCCTACAACGCCACGCGATCGCCGGGGAACCAGCGCGCGGCGGTCGGGGCCATCGACTACGTCCGGATCACCTATTTCAACCGGGCGCAGCAGTTCGTGAACGGCTTTGATGTTGATGCGACCTACCGGCTCGGGCGCACGCCGCTGGGCAGCTTCACCCTGGCGACGACGTGGACGTTCCTGAACGATTTTCACGCTTACAACGCGGCCGGCGCGGCCCGCACGGAGCTGCGGGAGACGAACAACTCGGCAGTCGGCGGCGCCTCGCCCAAGTGGCGCGGCACGGCCGCGCTCTCCTGGAAGCGCGGCGCCTGGGGTGCCGGCGTCTCGGCATACTATATCGGCCACTATATCGACAGCGGGGCGGACACGACGGCCGCGACGTACGAGGCGCTCGGGCGTCCCTCGTACATCGTGCCGTTCCTGACGAACGGCGTGACCGAATACCGCTACCAGGTGGACGACTCGATCAGCACGAACGCGTTCGTGACCTACCGGATCACGGCGCGGCAGGCGTGGCTGCGCGACACGACGGTGCGTGTGGGCGTGATCAACGCGTTCAACGCCATCCCGCCGCTTTCAAGCGACTCCCGGGGCTACGACCCGGCGTTGTACAACCAACTGGCGCGGGGCCGCACCTGGTCGGTCCAGCTCACCCGAAAATTCTAG
- the moaA gene encoding GTP 3',8-cyclase MoaA, translating to MGQPTDQFNRPLRDLRVSVTDRCNFRCPYCMPADVFGPGHPFLHEPQLMKAGEFATIVAAFRSLGVEKVRLTGGEPLLRPDLPELIRILKQDLRIADVAVTTNGWLLEKLAPALRAAGLDRLNVSVDAIDDAIAGRMNGLGFKVGRVLRGIDAAAALGLRVKINCVVQRGVNDAGLLDLCAYFREHGHPLRFIEFMDVGNTNHWTQERVVPARELIARIGAQWPLEPIGPAYRGEVATRYRYRDGGGEIGLIGSVTEPFCRDCHRARLSADGQLFTCLFASLGWDVLGAVRAGVAGAALEAFLQRIWQGRLDRYSDERAELLAAGASRAKIEMSYIGG from the coding sequence ATGGGACAACCCACCGACCAGTTCAACCGCCCCTTGCGCGACCTGCGCGTGTCCGTCACCGACCGCTGCAACTTTCGCTGTCCCTACTGCATGCCGGCCGATGTCTTCGGGCCCGGCCACCCCTTCCTCCACGAGCCGCAACTCATGAAGGCCGGCGAGTTCGCCACGATCGTTGCGGCGTTCCGCAGCCTCGGCGTCGAGAAGGTCCGCCTCACCGGCGGCGAACCGCTCCTCCGGCCCGACCTGCCCGAGCTCATCCGGATCCTCAAGCAGGACCTCCGCATCGCCGACGTCGCCGTCACCACTAACGGCTGGCTCCTCGAAAAACTTGCTCCCGCCCTCCGCGCCGCCGGCCTCGACCGGCTCAACGTGTCCGTCGACGCAATCGACGATGCCATCGCCGGTCGCATGAACGGACTCGGGTTCAAAGTCGGCCGCGTTCTCCGCGGCATCGACGCCGCCGCGGCACTCGGCCTGCGCGTGAAGATCAACTGCGTCGTCCAGCGCGGCGTAAACGACGCCGGCCTGCTCGACCTTTGCGCGTACTTCCGTGAACACGGTCACCCGCTGCGGTTCATCGAGTTCATGGACGTCGGGAATACGAATCACTGGACGCAGGAACGGGTGGTTCCCGCGCGCGAACTCATCGCCCGGATTGGGGCGCAGTGGCCGCTCGAGCCCATCGGCCCGGCGTACCGCGGCGAAGTGGCCACGCGCTATCGGTACCGCGACGGCGGGGGCGAGATCGGGCTGATCGGATCGGTCACCGAACCTTTCTGTCGCGACTGCCACCGCGCCCGGCTCTCCGCCGACGGCCAGCTTTTCACCTGCCTGTTTGCCTCCCTTGGTTGGGACGTGCTCGGCGCGGTGCGGGCGGGCGTCGCCGGTGCGGCGCTGGAAGCCTTTCTCCAACGGATCTGGCAGGGCCGGCTCGACCGCTACAGTGACGAACGCGCCGAGCTCCTCGCCGCCGGCGCCTCCCGCGCCAAGATCGAGATGAGCTACATCGGTGGATGA